In Maridesulfovibrio sp., a single genomic region encodes these proteins:
- a CDS encoding LysE family translocator has translation MFHYDIAHWSTFILASFLLNIAPGPDMAFILSHTVSGGRKSGFAAMFGIWTGAFGHVLLAALGLSAIVSASATAFSVVKWIGVAYLFWLGVQALRSKGGALNIRDNESPKSATAIFRQGVLIDLLNPKVATFFLAFLPQFVVEGAGPVWAQLLLHGTLIIVVAAVIEPPLIIAGDRVTGRLRESERMQLWLDRMLGCVFFAFGIKLAMYEK, from the coding sequence ATGTTTCATTATGACATCGCCCACTGGTCCACTTTTATTCTGGCCTCATTTCTGCTGAACATTGCCCCCGGCCCTGATATGGCTTTTATTCTCAGCCATACCGTAAGCGGAGGGCGCAAGTCCGGGTTTGCCGCCATGTTCGGCATCTGGACCGGAGCTTTCGGGCACGTTCTGCTGGCCGCCCTTGGGCTTTCGGCAATTGTTTCAGCTTCGGCTACAGCTTTTTCCGTGGTCAAGTGGATCGGGGTTGCCTACCTCTTCTGGCTTGGCGTACAGGCCCTGCGCTCCAAAGGCGGAGCCCTGAACATCCGCGATAACGAGTCTCCGAAAAGTGCGACTGCGATTTTCAGACAGGGGGTGCTGATAGACCTGCTGAACCCCAAGGTTGCAACTTTTTTTCTGGCTTTTCTGCCCCAGTTTGTTGTTGAGGGTGCCGGGCCGGTATGGGCCCAGCTTCTGCTGCACGGGACTCTGATTATCGTTGTTGCCGCAGTCATAGAACCGCCGCTTATTATTGCCGGAGATCGGGTTACCGGAAGACTGCGCGAAAGCGAGCGTATGCAGCTTTGGCTGGACCGCATGCTCGGATGCGTCTTCTTCGCATTCGGGATAAAGCTGGCCATGTACGAGAAATAG